One window of Nitrospira sp. genomic DNA carries:
- a CDS encoding ABC-F family ATP-binding cassette domain-containing protein, giving the protein MLQIESISKQYSTKLLLTEASAHLRPNSRVGLVGPNGAGKTTLFRMVLGEESPDKGSIRKRPRLRIGYLPQELETITGKTVLDAAHRDEYPEHEAKRILMGLGFTEVDFDRLVEKLSGGYRMRVALAHLLLSNPDVLMLDEPTNHLDKPTQRWFEQFLLQSGMTLLIISHDTAFLDRVVTHIWELRHHKIEEYRGNYTLFRKLKMERDTQLHASAARQSKEIARVQKFVDRFRYQANKASQVQSRLKQLEKIKRIEIQRDPKRVKFRFPLPSASGRQVLDLAGASKRYGEKVVYKTLDFSVERSQRIALVGENGAGKSTLLKMLAGVLPLDTGTRTVGHGVSLHYFAQHQAETLNPEHSILESLEEVTKHAEMNFLRGIAGAFLFSGQDQKKPIKALSGGERNRVALARMLVEPANTLLLDEPTNHLDPASVDVLTDALAEFPGTIIFISHDPTFLARIATRVVEIEEGQARNYIGDYEYYLWKKAQEFESIKETSEELKGAAQPAASGPTRAMEQQVLPKGRGGERRDLTKTQARLEKQVSRAEAEITEAETKIKTREAELADPQLYAEFDRWNLLHQEQENWKRDLERLTSRWESLSAELDNVKQQLISLG; this is encoded by the coding sequence ATGCTCCAAATTGAATCCATCAGCAAGCAATATTCCACGAAACTGCTACTTACTGAGGCCTCCGCGCATCTTCGCCCGAATTCTCGAGTCGGTTTGGTCGGGCCGAACGGCGCCGGCAAAACTACCCTCTTTCGCATGGTCCTTGGTGAAGAATCGCCGGACAAAGGCTCGATTCGCAAGCGGCCTCGGCTTCGGATCGGCTACCTCCCACAGGAACTCGAAACGATTACCGGCAAAACCGTCCTCGATGCCGCGCATCGCGATGAGTATCCTGAGCACGAAGCGAAGCGCATTTTGATGGGATTGGGGTTTACGGAGGTCGATTTCGATCGTCTTGTCGAGAAACTGTCCGGAGGCTACCGGATGCGGGTTGCGCTGGCGCATTTGCTCTTATCCAACCCCGATGTATTGATGCTCGACGAGCCGACCAACCATTTGGATAAACCGACACAGCGCTGGTTCGAGCAGTTTCTGCTCCAATCCGGCATGACGCTTCTGATCATCAGCCACGACACCGCCTTTTTGGATCGGGTCGTCACACACATCTGGGAACTACGGCATCATAAGATCGAGGAATATCGAGGTAACTACACTCTCTTCCGCAAACTAAAGATGGAACGGGATACGCAGCTGCACGCCTCTGCAGCTCGCCAATCCAAAGAAATCGCCCGAGTCCAAAAGTTCGTCGATCGCTTTCGGTACCAGGCTAACAAGGCCAGTCAGGTTCAATCGCGACTGAAGCAGCTGGAAAAGATCAAGCGGATTGAAATCCAACGAGATCCAAAACGAGTCAAGTTCCGGTTTCCCCTTCCGTCAGCCAGCGGCCGCCAGGTATTGGACCTCGCCGGAGCGAGCAAACGTTATGGTGAAAAGGTGGTCTATAAGACACTCGATTTTTCCGTGGAGCGTAGCCAACGTATCGCACTGGTCGGTGAAAATGGGGCGGGGAAAAGCACTCTCTTGAAGATGCTTGCAGGTGTGCTTCCTCTCGATACGGGCACCAGAACCGTGGGGCACGGCGTGAGCTTGCACTACTTCGCCCAACATCAGGCGGAAACCCTGAACCCCGAGCATTCGATTCTCGAATCTCTCGAAGAAGTCACCAAACATGCGGAGATGAATTTTCTGCGTGGGATCGCGGGCGCCTTCTTGTTTTCCGGCCAGGATCAGAAAAAACCGATCAAGGCTTTGAGCGGTGGTGAGCGGAACCGGGTGGCCTTAGCCCGCATGCTGGTCGAACCCGCCAATACCTTACTGCTCGACGAGCCGACGAACCATTTGGATCCGGCCTCGGTGGATGTGCTCACAGATGCATTGGCTGAATTCCCTGGGACCATCATCTTCATTTCCCATGACCCGACGTTTCTGGCGCGCATCGCCACCCGGGTCGTTGAGATCGAAGAGGGACAGGCCCGAAACTACATCGGCGATTATGAGTACTACCTGTGGAAGAAGGCTCAGGAGTTCGAATCGATCAAGGAAACGAGCGAGGAACTCAAGGGAGCCGCGCAGCCAGCCGCTTCAGGCCCTACCCGCGCGATGGAGCAGCAAGTACTGCCAAAAGGACGAGGAGGAGAGCGGCGCGACCTGACCAAGACTCAAGCACGATTGGAAAAGCAAGTGTCTCGAGCGGAAGCAGAAATTACCGAGGCTGAGACCAAGATCAAGACGCGTGAAGCGGAGCTGGCCGATCCTCAACTCTACGCCGAGTTCGACCGTTGGAATCTCCTGCATCAAGAACAGGAGAATTGGAAGCGCGATCTCGAACGACTGACCTCACGCTGGGAATCGCTGTCGGCAGAATTGGACAATGTAAAACAACAGCTCATATCTCTGGGTTAG
- a CDS encoding ISNCY family transposase, with amino-acid sequence MNRASARAAPVDEVVQMVTLYETRYTGWTVKHFHERWHQEHGGTRSYTWTKNRLQAAGHVTRARRRGAHRKKRPRNPLPGMMLHQDGSRHEWVPGCQWDLIATLDDATTELYSAFFVEEEGTMSSFQGLREVIEAKGLFSSLYTDRGTHYWHTEETGGKVDKTRLTQVHRALRQLGITLIPAYSPEARGRSERVFRPLQDRLPKELALVGITTMAAANRYLAEQFLPAYTRRFAGSAIEAGTAFVPWIGPNLGDMLCVQEERVVANDNTVRYPGLSVQIPPDRHRFHDVKVTVRVHAYPDGTLAVFHGPRCLARYQSDGQVIELDGTPAGRRSPTRGSDNRPIVDPRPIVREKVSARGCNSSRRKTGQIMCYRNRTT; translated from the coding sequence CTGAATCGGGCCTCCGCTCGAGCAGCCCCGGTGGATGAGGTCGTGCAGATGGTGACCTTGTATGAGACTCGCTACACGGGGTGGACGGTGAAGCATTTCCACGAGCGCTGGCACCAGGAACACGGCGGCACACGCTCCTATACGTGGACCAAGAACCGGTTACAAGCGGCTGGCCACGTCACCCGTGCTCGTCGACGCGGGGCCCATCGCAAAAAGCGACCGCGCAACCCCTTGCCGGGGATGATGCTGCACCAGGACGGCTCCCGGCATGAGTGGGTGCCCGGCTGTCAGTGGGATCTCATTGCGACCCTGGATGATGCGACCACCGAGCTCTACTCCGCCTTCTTTGTCGAGGAAGAAGGGACGATGAGCAGCTTCCAGGGGCTGCGGGAGGTCATTGAGGCGAAGGGCCTGTTCAGTTCCCTCTATACGGATCGTGGGACGCATTACTGGCACACGGAAGAGACCGGAGGCAAGGTCGATAAGACGCGGCTCACGCAGGTGCATCGTGCCTTGCGGCAATTGGGGATCACTCTGATCCCGGCCTATTCGCCGGAAGCGCGGGGCCGCTCGGAACGCGTCTTCCGCCCCCTGCAAGATCGGCTGCCCAAAGAGTTGGCCCTGGTCGGGATCACCACGATGGCCGCGGCCAACCGGTATCTCGCCGAGCAGTTTCTTCCGGCCTACACCCGGCGGTTTGCGGGGTCGGCCATTGAAGCGGGGACGGCCTTCGTCCCATGGATTGGCCCGAACCTGGGCGATATGCTCTGTGTCCAAGAAGAACGGGTGGTGGCCAACGACAACACCGTGCGCTATCCGGGCCTGAGCGTGCAGATTCCCCCCGACCGGCATCGGTTCCATGATGTGAAGGTCACGGTTCGGGTCCATGCATATCCGGATGGCACGTTGGCGGTGTTCCATGGCCCCCGATGCTTGGCGCGGTATCAGTCGGATGGGCAGGTGATCGAGCTGGACGGGACTCCCGCAGGTCGTCGCAGCCCGACCCGTGGATCGGACAACCGACCGATCGTTGATCCTAGGCCAATTGTGCGCGAAAAAGTTTCGGCGCGCGGCTGTAATTCTTCGAGAAGAAAGACCGGACAGATCATGTGCTACAGAAACCGGACAACTTAA
- a CDS encoding helix-turn-helix domain-containing protein, whose product MTRATVLQEVRQMRFEELDTRRQRRELTMAEAAEMLGITERTFRRWTTRYEAEGAAG is encoded by the coding sequence ATGACACGGGCGACAGTCCTACAGGAGGTCAGACAGATGCGATTTGAAGAGCTGGATACACGGCGACAACGCCGGGAACTCACGATGGCCGAGGCGGCGGAGATGCTGGGGATCACGGAACGGACGTTTCGCCGCTGGACTACCCGCTACGAAGCCGAAGGCGCGGCGGGGTGA
- a CDS encoding IS3 family transposase (programmed frameshift), which yields MERVPRQQYTKEFREQAVQLVLEQKLTIPEVARRLAMSGKTLENWVCRARRGQLATLGESRRPVTELEAEVSRLKRDLAEARMERDILKKATGVLCQGAAARYALMRTLRPQYPLSVLCRVLEVSRSGYYAWRTRRPSKRAQENARLEVAIQAAHVRTRQTYGPERLQAELREDGFPAGVGRIKRLRKKLRLRCKQVRWFTTTTDSKHSLPVAENVLAQTFVATRPNETWVTDITYIPTAEGWLYLAGIKDLYTCEVVGHAMGARMTTDLVQGALRNALDTKRPAPGLIHHSDRGSQYCAQDYQAQLRQFGLTPSMSRKGNCYDNAPMESFWGTLKNELVHHRRYETREQARREITEYIELFYNRQRRHSRLGNCSPAVFAQQWARQQLAA from the exons ATGGAACGAGTTCCGCGACAGCAGTATACGAAGGAGTTCCGTGAGCAAGCGGTGCAGCTGGTCCTGGAACAGAAGTTGACGATTCCAGAGGTAGCAAGACGCCTGGCCATGTCGGGCAAGACGCTCGAGAACTGGGTGTGTCGAGCCCGGCGCGGTCAGCTCGCGACGCTGGGGGAGAGCCGACGGCCCGTGACAGAGCTGGAGGCCGAGGTCTCTCGGCTGAAGCGCGACCTGGCCGAGGCGCGGATGGAGCGCGACATCTTAAAAAAAGCCACCG GCGTACTTTGCCAAGGCGCAGCTGCCCGGTACGCGCTCATGAGGACGCTGCGGCCCCAGTATCCCCTGAGTGTGTTGTGTCGGGTGCTGGAGGTGTCCCGAAGTGGGTACTATGCCTGGCGCACGCGCCGTCCCTCGAAGCGCGCTCAGGAGAACGCGCGCCTAGAAGTGGCGATCCAGGCCGCGCATGTGCGCACCCGGCAGACCTATGGGCCGGAACGTCTCCAAGCGGAATTGCGTGAGGATGGGTTCCCCGCTGGGGTCGGACGCATCAAACGGCTACGCAAGAAACTGAGACTACGTTGCAAACAGGTGCGCTGGTTCACGACCACGACGGATTCAAAGCACTCGCTGCCGGTGGCGGAGAATGTCTTGGCCCAAACGTTTGTCGCCACGCGCCCGAACGAGACCTGGGTCACCGACATCACGTATATCCCCACCGCAGAAGGGTGGTTGTATCTGGCGGGGATCAAAGATCTGTATACATGTGAGGTGGTTGGGCATGCGATGGGGGCGCGGATGACGACGGACTTGGTGCAGGGGGCGCTCAGGAACGCTCTCGACACCAAGCGCCCGGCCCCGGGGCTCATTCATCATTCTGATCGCGGCTCTCAATATTGTGCCCAGGACTATCAAGCGCAATTGCGGCAGTTCGGCCTGACCCCGTCTATGAGTCGGAAGGGCAACTGCTATGATAACGCGCCGATGGAGAGTTTCTGGGGAACGCTCAAGAATGAGCTGGTGCACCACCGGCGGTATGAAACACGGGAGCAGGCTCGGCGAGAGATCACGGAGTACATCGAGCTCTTCTATAACCGTCAGCGTCGGCATTCCAGGCTGGGAAATTGCTCGCCCGCGGTGTTTGCCCAGCAGTGGGCTCGTCAACAGCTGGCGGCGTGA
- the istA gene encoding IS21 family transposase — protein MELDETNETTIMRPQVDPAGEACMVDEARWAEIRRLFDEARVSISEIGRRVDLDRKTVRRSLRQPTWQPYQRAVVAAILLTAHADCVRARAPQVGYSARILYQALRAHHGSPGSYETVKRFVAPLREVQLQADRALLRFETPPGQQSQIDWGQATVPFRAGPVVIHVFVLTLGFSRRGVYHACADERLAQFLEAHERAFAHFGGHTREHLYDRPRTVCYADETGRRIWNPTFNAFADDWGFEPRVCRPYRAQTKGQVESGVKYLKRNFLPGRTFIDVVDFQTQLDEWTATSADQRLHGTTHEQPIVRFEREREQLVPLAGQQSFQQEARVSRIVADDYLVSLDTNRYSVPFRFIGQRVEVQRRGERVPIFSRDREVATHPVLSGHHQFGILPEHGPGAIARLPRQRRSTIHEPGPRAGSLPEVESRDLACYEALCGSAAAHEVQP, from the coding sequence ATGGAGCTTGACGAGACCAACGAGACAACGATCATGCGGCCCCAGGTGGATCCCGCTGGGGAGGCATGCATGGTGGATGAGGCACGGTGGGCAGAGATCCGACGGTTGTTTGACGAAGCACGAGTCTCTATTTCGGAGATCGGGCGGCGCGTGGACTTGGATCGCAAGACGGTCCGCCGCAGTCTGCGGCAGCCGACATGGCAGCCCTACCAGCGGGCCGTGGTGGCAGCGATCTTGCTGACGGCTCATGCCGACTGTGTGCGGGCCCGGGCGCCGCAGGTCGGGTACTCGGCGCGGATTCTCTATCAGGCACTGCGGGCGCATCACGGCTCCCCTGGCAGTTATGAGACGGTGAAGCGGTTCGTCGCGCCGCTGCGCGAAGTCCAGCTGCAAGCGGACCGGGCGTTGCTCCGGTTTGAGACGCCGCCCGGCCAGCAGAGTCAGATTGATTGGGGCCAAGCCACCGTGCCCTTTCGTGCGGGCCCCGTCGTGATCCACGTGTTCGTGCTCACATTGGGCTTCAGCCGCCGTGGGGTCTATCACGCCTGTGCCGATGAGCGACTGGCGCAATTTCTGGAAGCCCATGAACGGGCCTTTGCGCATTTCGGCGGCCACACGCGGGAACATCTGTATGACCGGCCGCGGACCGTGTGCTACGCGGATGAGACGGGACGACGGATCTGGAACCCCACATTCAACGCCTTTGCCGACGACTGGGGCTTCGAACCCCGTGTGTGTCGGCCCTATCGGGCACAGACGAAGGGCCAGGTCGAATCGGGCGTGAAGTATCTGAAGCGGAATTTCCTACCGGGACGGACGTTCATCGATGTGGTGGACTTCCAGACCCAACTCGATGAATGGACCGCGACGAGCGCCGATCAGCGCCTGCATGGCACGACGCATGAGCAACCGATCGTGCGGTTCGAACGAGAACGCGAGCAGCTCGTCCCCCTGGCGGGTCAGCAGAGTTTTCAGCAGGAAGCCCGTGTCTCCCGGATCGTGGCCGACGACTATCTGGTGAGTCTGGACACGAACCGCTATTCCGTCCCGTTCCGCTTCATCGGGCAGCGGGTGGAGGTGCAGCGACGGGGCGAGCGGGTGCCTATCTTCTCTCGCGATCGCGAGGTGGCGACGCATCCCGTACTCTCAGGCCACCACCAATTTGGCATCCTGCCGGAGCATGGCCCCGGCGCCATCGCGCGGCTCCCGCGCCAGCGGCGCTCGACCATACACGAGCCGGGCCCACGTGCTGGGTCGCTGCCCGAGGTCGAGAGCCGGGATCTGGCCTGCTACGAGGCGCTGTGTGGGAGCGCCGCGGCGCACGAGGTGCAGCCATGA
- the istB gene encoding IS21-like element helper ATPase IstB, which translates to MNAAPLDRLREQLTPLRLLQSRERLDALLQEAATKELSYADFLDQVLGEEVAAKAEKNITMRTSLARVPFVKSLEAFDFAYQPSLDKKQLQQVATCHCIEHGENVVILGPPGVGKSHLAIGVGLKAIAQGYRVLFTTAAAMIALLTRAQLENRLEDKLKFYTIPRLLIIDAIGYWPMDRTGANVFFQLISRRYEKGPMILTSHQNFGAWGEVFGDRVLATAILDRVLHHAITINIRGHSYRLKDKLKAGLVRMEEASTTT; encoded by the coding sequence ATGAACGCCGCGCCACTGGACCGGCTCCGTGAACAGCTGACGCCGCTGCGGCTCTTGCAGAGCCGCGAACGGCTCGACGCCCTCTTACAGGAGGCGGCGACGAAGGAGCTCTCGTATGCCGACTTCCTGGATCAGGTCCTGGGCGAAGAAGTCGCCGCAAAAGCGGAGAAGAACATCACGATGCGGACCAGTCTCGCCCGCGTTCCGTTCGTGAAGAGCCTGGAGGCCTTCGATTTCGCCTATCAACCCTCGCTGGATAAGAAGCAGCTCCAGCAGGTGGCGACGTGTCACTGCATTGAGCACGGCGAGAATGTCGTGATCCTCGGGCCACCCGGCGTGGGCAAAAGCCATCTGGCGATTGGGGTCGGGCTCAAAGCCATTGCGCAGGGCTATCGCGTGTTATTTACGACGGCGGCCGCGATGATTGCCCTGCTGACTCGCGCGCAGCTAGAGAATCGGCTGGAGGACAAGCTGAAGTTCTACACCATTCCGCGCCTCCTGATCATCGATGCGATTGGCTATTGGCCGATGGACCGCACGGGGGCGAACGTGTTTTTCCAACTCATCTCACGCCGCTACGAGAAGGGGCCGATGATTCTGACCAGTCATCAGAATTTCGGCGCCTGGGGGGAGGTGTTTGGCGACCGCGTGCTCGCGACGGCGATCCTGGATCGGGTCCTGCACCACGCCATCACCATCAATATCCGCGGACATTCGTACCGACTCAAGGACAAACTCAAAGCCGGACTCGTGCGAATGGAGGAGGCTTCAACGACGACGTAA
- a CDS encoding transposase translates to MDATILEAHKHTATMTYESTRGYQPVIAVWAEQDVIVHDESRDGNMPAGCGNVRVVERALAALPPGITQTFVRGDSALYEQDVLAWCEKPARGICYAISADMSPQLRAEIGRLPEHVWQPERDEPDAIHEWAEVPYVPEDGDHRKDRPCVRRYLAVRVRKRQGETFRDRDEPRGRRPDADPLASGESWHRRTRPSCPEE, encoded by the coding sequence GTGGATGCGACGATCCTGGAAGCACACAAGCACACGGCGACCATGACGTACGAGAGCACACGAGGCTATCAACCCGTCATCGCGGTCTGGGCTGAGCAGGACGTCATTGTGCACGATGAATCCCGGGATGGGAATATGCCAGCCGGCTGTGGCAACGTGCGTGTCGTGGAGCGGGCCCTCGCCGCCTTGCCGCCCGGGATCACACAGACCTTCGTCCGGGGTGACAGCGCGTTGTATGAGCAGGATGTGCTCGCCTGGTGTGAGAAGCCGGCGCGGGGGATCTGCTATGCCATCAGTGCCGATATGAGTCCACAACTGCGAGCCGAGATCGGGCGGCTCCCGGAGCACGTCTGGCAGCCGGAGCGTGACGAGCCCGACGCGATCCACGAGTGGGCCGAGGTCCCGTATGTGCCCGAGGACGGCGACCATCGGAAGGATCGGCCTTGTGTCCGTCGTTATCTAGCCGTGCGGGTCCGCAAGCGGCAGGGTGAAACATTTCGCGATCGTGACGAACCGAGAGGGAGACGACCTGACGCTGATCCGCTGGCATCGGGAGAAAGCTGGCATCGTCGAACACGCCCATCATGTCCTGAAGAATGA
- a CDS encoding DDE-type integrase/transposase/recombinase, with translation MRFETAPGRQVHSEWGEHRTLIAGVETTVHFIVNTLGFSRRFHFWCTDSEDAEHTYDGLIRSFEWFGGIPEEILVDNQAEGLGVLPALCVHHIVFSRVAG, from the coding sequence ATGCGGTTCGAAACGGCCCCGGGCCGGCAGGTGCACAGCGAGTGGGGCGAGCACCGCACGCTGATTGCCGGCGTCGAGACCACCGTCCACTTCATCGTCAATACGCTGGGCTTCTCGCGGCGGTTCCACTTCTGGTGCACGGACAGCGAGGACGCGGAGCACACCTATGACGGGCTGATCCGAAGCTTCGAATGGTTCGGTGGCATCCCGGAGGAGATCCTGGTGGACAATCAGGCAGAAGGACTGGGTGTACTACCGGCGTTGTGCGTTCACCATATTGTCTTCAGCCGTGTAGCCGGATAG
- a CDS encoding transposase: MLESMPAIGPLASRVVLSAVDEARRFDDQKTVANYGALAPTIYPRNGS; this comes from the coding sequence TTGCTGGAGAGCATGCCGGCCATCGGGCCGCTGGCGTCCCGCGTCGTGCTGAGCGCGGTGGATGAGGCGCGACGCTTTGATGACCAGAAGACCGTAGCCAACTATGGGGCCTTGGCTCCCACCATTTATCCTAGAAACGGCAGTTGA
- a CDS encoding IS3 family transposase (programmed frameshift): MERVPRQQYTKEFREQAVQLVLEQKLTIPEAARRLTMSGKTLERWVCRARQGQLATLGESRRPVTELEAEVSRLKRDLAEARMERDILKKATGVLCEGAAARYALMRTLRHQYPLRLLCRVLDVSRSGYYAWCTRRPSTRAQENARLEVAIQAAHVRTRQTYGPERLQAELRADGFPAGVGRIKRLRKKLGLRCQQVRRFTITTDSTHALPVAENVLAQTFATRRPNEAWVTDITYVPTVEGWLYLAGVKDLYTCEVVGHAMDARMTTDLVQDALMKAIDTKRPAPGLIHHSDRGAQYCAQGYQATLRQFGMIPSMSRKGNCYDNAPMESFWGTLKNELVHHRRYETREQARREISEYIELFYNRQRRHSRLGNRSPAAFVQQWVRQQLAA, encoded by the exons ATGGAACGAGTTCCGCGACAGCAGTATACGAAGGAGTTTCGGGAGCAAGCGGTGCAGCTGGTCCTGGAACAGAAGTTGACGATTCCGGAGGCAGCCAGACGCCTCACCATGTCGGGCAAGACCCTCGAGCGCTGGGTGTGTCGAGCCCGGCAGGGTCAGCTCGCGACGCTGGGCGAGAGCCGACGGCCCGTGACGGAGCTGGAGGCCGAGGTGTCTCGGCTCAAACGCGATCTCGCTGAAGCACGCATGGAGCGTGACATCCTAAAAAAAGCCACCG GCGTACTTTGCGAAGGCGCAGCTGCCCGGTACGCGCTCATGAGGACGCTGCGTCACCAGTATCCGTTGCGTCTGTTGTGCCGGGTCCTCGACGTGTCCCGAAGCGGGTACTATGCCTGGTGCACCCGCCGCCCCTCGACGCGCGCCCAGGAGAACGCGCGGCTGGAAGTGGCGATCCAGGCCGCGCATGTGCGCACGCGGCAAACCTACGGCCCAGAGCGGCTCCAAGCAGAATTGCGTGCCGACGGGTTCCCTGCTGGGGTCGGGCGTATCAAACGACTGCGCAAGAAACTGGGACTGCGTTGTCAACAAGTCCGCCGGTTCACAATAACCACGGATTCAACGCATGCGCTGCCGGTAGCGGAAAACGTGTTGGCTCAGACCTTTGCCACCAGGCGACCGAATGAGGCTTGGGTCACCGATATTACCTATGTGCCGACCGTGGAAGGATGGCTGTATCTGGCTGGCGTTAAGGATCTCTACACCTGTGAGGTGGTCGGCCATGCGATGGACGCCCGGATGACGACGGACTTGGTGCAGGATGCACTGATGAAGGCCATCGACACCAAACGTCCAGCCCCGGGGCTCATTCATCACTCCGATCGCGGGGCTCAATATTGTGCCCAGGGGTATCAAGCAACGCTGAGGCAGTTCGGCATGATCCCATCCATGAGTCGGAAGGGGAATTGCTATGACAACGCGCCGATGGAGAGTTTCTGGGGAACGCTGAAGAATGAGCTGGTGCATCATCGTCGCTACGAGACCCGTGAGCAGGCTCGGCGCGAGATCTCGGAGTACATCGAGCTCTTCTATAACCGTCAGCGGCGGCATTCTCGGCTCGGGAATCGCTCGCCCGCTGCGTTTGTCCAGCAATGGGTCCGTCAACAGCTGGCGGCGTGA
- a CDS encoding transposase, translating to MPGIWAWLDALPKAARPAVLRGDVAFGNEGVLREAETRDQPYLTKLRLTNKVKALIKTLFRSTAWEEAGHSWEGVEDTLRLSGWSRARRVVVLRRPLTGELLMTEKDDDQERLAFIESDVPTKRYEYAVLVTSTRYEILALAQLYRERADAENHFDELKNQWGWGGLTTQDLARCRLMARMVARIYTWWTLFVRLAQPHKHFEAISSRPLLLHGVATHTHHAGQTRLTITSLHAKRSAIQAVLPNVAGFLRTLKATAEQWTDADRLRAILTRAFATFMLSTAGPPTFLTSKAAPT from the coding sequence ATGCCCGGGATCTGGGCGTGGCTGGATGCCTTGCCGAAGGCGGCGCGCCCCGCTGTGCTGCGAGGGGACGTGGCTTTTGGCAACGAGGGGGTGCTGCGTGAGGCCGAGACCCGCGACCAGCCGTATCTCACGAAGCTGCGTCTCACGAACAAGGTGAAGGCCCTCATCAAGACACTCTTCCGCTCCACCGCGTGGGAAGAGGCGGGACACAGCTGGGAAGGAGTCGAGGACACGCTGAGGCTGTCGGGGTGGAGTCGCGCACGACGCGTGGTGGTGTTGCGCCGACCCCTCACCGGCGAGCTGCTCATGACCGAGAAGGATGACGATCAGGAACGTCTTGCCTTCATTGAGAGTGACGTGCCGACCAAGCGGTACGAGTACGCCGTGCTGGTCACCTCAACCCGGTACGAGATCCTTGCCCTCGCCCAGCTCTATCGCGAGCGGGCCGATGCTGAAAATCACTTCGATGAGTTGAAGAATCAGTGGGGCTGGGGTGGTTTGACCACGCAGGACCTGGCGCGCTGCCGGCTCATGGCACGGATGGTGGCACGGATCTACACCTGGTGGACGCTGTTCGTGCGGCTCGCCCAGCCACACAAGCACTTCGAGGCGATCTCCAGCCGGCCGCTGTTACTGCATGGCGTCGCTACGCACACGCATCACGCGGGACAAACGCGCCTCACGATCACCAGCTTGCACGCCAAGCGCTCGGCCATCCAAGCTGTGCTGCCCAACGTGGCGGGCTTTCTGAGGACCCTCAAAGCCACTGCGGAGCAATGGACCGATGCCGACCGCCTGCGGGCGATTCTCACCCGCGCGTTCGCCACCTTCATGCTCTCAACCGCGGGCCCTCCGACCTTCTTGACCTCCAAAGCTGCACCGACATGA